Part of the Sinomonas atrocyanea genome is shown below.
CCGAGACCCCCGGAGGTCGAAAGTGACCACCACCGCAGCAATTCGCCCCTCGGACGGCAGCACCGCCGTCGACCGTCCCGGATCGCAGCAGCAGCGTGAGGTGACCCGCCTCCTGCCAGGGTGGCTGCTCGTCCTCATCGCCGTGCTGCTGTGTGCCGCGGTCCTGCTTCCGATCGTCTATATCGGCCTGGCGAGCTTCAACTCGGACATCGGCGTCGCGTCCGGAGAGTTCTGGCCGAGCTCCTGGACCATCAGCAACTACTTCACCATCTGGACGAGCGTCGGGCTCGCCAACGGGCTCATGAACTCGCTCATCGTGGCCGGCTCGACCGCTGTTGTCTCCGCCGCGTTCTCCATTGGGACGGCGTATGTCCTCGTCCGCTACCAGTTCCGGGGGCGGCGCACGATCCTGCGGGCCCTCCTGGGCCTCCAGAGCATTCCCGGTACGCTGCTCGTGCTGCCGCTCTTCGTGCTGTTCTCCTCCTCGGCCACGTACCT
Proteins encoded:
- a CDS encoding carbohydrate ABC transporter permease; the protein is MTTTAAIRPSDGSTAVDRPGSQQQREVTRLLPGWLLVLIAVLLCAAVLLPIVYIGLASFNSDIGVASGEFWPSSWTISNYFTIWTSVGLANGLMNSLIVAGSTAVVSAAFSIGTAYVLVRYQFRGRRTILRALLGLQSIPGTLLVLPLFVLFSSSATYLGLQVIGTRWGLFVTYLTFSLPFSTWVMVTYLRGLPKELEEAARIDGATNLGVLTRIILPLSWPGLVVSAIFAFLPGWNDVLFASVMTRPDTQTAAVALEIFSSATEGGAIPQYGQMMAASLVSAAPVVLIYMFFQKYLVGGLTSGGVK